In Mugil cephalus isolate CIBA_MC_2020 chromosome 19, CIBA_Mcephalus_1.1, whole genome shotgun sequence, the genomic stretch CAAAACAACTTTTTGAAATAATGAAGTTGTTGAAAAAGACAGTTCACAACATTGGAAGATGACAAAACAACTAGCGCCTGTTTGAGTTCACTCACGACAAACTAAACAACACTGGTTTACATGATATAAAGTAGAAAAATGTGCAGCTTTGCTGGAAATAGTGAAATTAAGTGTGTCCTTAAAAAGTaaatttcaaaattaaaaaaaaataataactaccTGGATCACATTACTACCACTTATCTTTAACTGCTCAACACAGGAATGGCTCTGTTCAAGAGCTACGAGACACGAGGCCCAGAAGGACACGGTCACAAGAGCAGTCAGGAAAACTAACGTGCAGTGTGAAACATCATGAGCCATCTTTCTAGCAAAGCACAGTTTGTCTTAACTTTCCATCTAGGGTGCCCAGTTCGTCTTCTGTGACGGATGCGCTTTGCAATGATTATGTGTTTGATAAATACTGAAGGCAGAGGAGATGAGAAGAAAACGTCTTAATTATGTAGATGATTGGTGCGTTTCATGTGATCTTACATAGCTCGTGTAATTTAAAGCGGGCATAAGTTGTCTCGGATCCCAGGTCGTTAGTCTGCGTGATTCTAAGAGTATGGAAGGTCTGCCAAAAGGCAGGAAGTTCCACATCACAATGCTTGATGGCGACGTTCACGATGCACGGCCTCCACTCAAGACCAGTTCcccttgaaaataaaaacaaacacaaattggATTTACTCAGGAATTACTGAAACCTACATACAAACTGTAACCGACCATCGCCACAGATGAATACTGAGGCCAGTGAGTACAATGTCACGTTTGAGGAAGGGTTGCAGAGTTAAAAGAGGAAGCATTCAAAGTGTAACCCCGTGGCTCTATATTTAGAGTCCTTACAGTCCATTCTGAATATGACCTTGGGTGTCACTGTTTCAGTTGCAGTAGCTGCTCTTACTTGAAGGAGGCGTTGTATTTGGCCGGCAGGAAAGTCTTTACATGTTCCTCCCAGGAGCAGCGAACGAATGAGTGATTGGGCACTTGACAGGAAATGCTCAGCAGCCCAGGGGGATCTGGGAAACAGGAGGCAGGCAGAGTTTATTTTCAGGACAGAGAcggtttggttttttttttcatagatgttgtgatattttttgaaaatgaacagttCTGTGCCCTTTGCGTCCCTCTCATGATCCAAAATATTTCAGAACAGGCCTAATCTGATCCATGGAAAACTCCCTAATCCATAATAGGAAGCTTACTTAGGGAGCTGCTTCCTGTTTAAGACAGTTACAGGAAGTGGAGGCTTTGTTTCTGTGATGGTAGGAAAGATCTGTTTCCTCCGCGGACCAATCGCacggttattattatttctactcCATTAAGTTATAGCCAGAAATTACTTATACATTCATTTtagttaataaaatgaatgtatttattaaaaagtgGGATAAGAAGGGATAAAACAGATGagtcagacacatttttataaaagtGGTCAGAATGTGCAAGTGGCAGAAGCAGAAACTGGATGAATTATGAATTATccaatgaatgaactgaaccGTAAGGGACTGTGAGGATGTCTGCGCGTACGGTGCTCAAAAACACAAGCGAGGCAAAAGGTACTTTTGTAAAAGCTGCAGTCCTGAGGTAAAAGACTAAATGTGTGGCGGTCCTTACAATGTGTGAACTTCTAAATTAAGCgaacaagtcacaacaacactTACGGCCCAGCCTGAGTTTGACGGAATGGAGGAGGAGCCCACTGTCGTTGTAGCAGCTGTAGTTGCCCTGCGCCGACTGGTCGGCATGCAGCAGGACTAACCTTCCATCTGATGTCACTTGGTGCCGTGGCAACACTGCGCTGCGGTTGTGGTACCATACAACCGGTGTCCTGGTGAGAGACATGTAAGGTTCGGTCATTATGATTGTGAGGACTTCACCTGCAAACCACATGCTCAGCCTAAAACCTGAAGTAGAGCAAGACAATGAAACGAAGCTCGTCGTGTAGATTTAGGTAGCAGCATGTCCCATTTAAAGGTAGTCTTTTTCTCATGAATTATCACAACCACCATGTGCATTAGAGCAGCTTCCAATTTTCCAGATATCGTTTAGTAGTAGTATGTTTGTTTTGGGTAGCAGTAAATTTCCTTCCTAAAAATGTAACGTAGTTTCAAGGAAATTTTACACAAATGGgagatatttttctcttttggccGCACAAAAATACTAGTTAGCAAGATCAATTTATTGTTGGGTTTCTCTGAATTATACAATTAATTATCTTAACTATACAATCATATTTGGGCTTTATCTATTTGAATGCTACTTCTAAGATAACCTTTTCACAGTATCACTGTGCTGCTGTACTGAAAGAACTCTTCTAAACTTCACTAGgtctgctctgctgtgttttccttACCTGATTTGTGACTTCCCACAAGCCAGCGTCACATTGGATTCCAAGCGCCCATACTGTACGTCTGacactgcaaacacagacaTCGAATAAAATATTGGTATCTGCACTTTGCACAATCAGACATACCATGCACCCCCATTGGCTGGGTTAATGTCATAGACAAGCCATCATTTACAGTATAGTCAGCAGTAACACAATAACATGACCATACAAGGTTAGGTATCCTGCAGACACCAGGCTGAAGAGCTTTGGCACACAGTATAAAGTACTTCTCTagtgtgctttattttttttttttttaaagtttattattgctatcatcattaaaataatgttaCTATGTAATGGGAACCCTCTATGAAATCCATTTAGTAACAGACAGAAGAGCAGTTCAAGAAAACACCATGAGTACGATACTAGAACAGACTGTGCTCCTCAATaacatgtaaaacatttttgatATTAACTAGTAAAGAAATTGTCAATATAGTGTATAAAGGGAAATCAAATTTGtcaatatacatatatatatatataaagaacaACACCCAAATCTGtaattttactttacataaTATTCACTTAATCAGGTAAAACAATGAATGAGGGAAAATGGCAATCACTCATCAAGAGAAGAGATCACGTTAACACAAATCATGAAGACTACATACTGACAGAAAGGGCCTAAAGCAAGAACATCTTTGAACAGTGGGTGGTAGAGACCTCTGTGAACTTTGGTTTAAAACTGGCTAGGGTTTGTAGTTTAGTTGTAGCCTGGAGGTCATTCCAAGACCAAACGGTCATGgtaataaagatgtttttttccaacCTCAGTCCACACAGATGGTATCTTTAATAAGGTTATAGATACCttgtacaaatatacattaaGAACATACttagaaaaaatatgtaaataagtaAAGCACATTGGTATCGAGCCATAATGATAACCTGAGTTTCATCTGCTGAGATACCAATAATACCACCATGATAAAATATTACTTGGCTACTTCAGATCTACCAAACAATACGATGTATTTTTACCTGCATCATGcatatatattaaattacattaacaggacctttttattttttcacccaAGGCACATCGACCcgtaacaacacaaacaacagtcCTAGTAGCCCCACGTAATGAGGTGGCAGCAAGTCTTTCAGTTAGAGATATGAACCAGGACACATAACAATCAAACCCATCTACAAGGTGAACTGCCTTTTCAGCATAAGACTAGATGCGGTGTAGACTTGTAGTTTCAGGGTCCTTTCGCAACTTTCGCTACTAAGCGTTTCAACTCAGCAATGGTTAACATGTTTAAGGCAATCTGACTAAATGTTCAAGAAAAagctttgtgtgtctttattaaGAAATGATGACTTCTACTTTTACGTGTTGATAACTTCAGATTTAAGGAATTGCAAAACTGTTACTTGCCATGCACGAAATTGGAGGGTGGTGTGGATTTGAGGGAATACTAAGTGCAGTGTATGCTTGAACAAATATTTGTGGTGACTATAGTAATTTGCAACGTTGATACTCTATCTGCAGTATGTGAGAGGTGGTGTGTGCCTGTTTAGCTTGGCTTCATAATGTGAAAGCTGGTATTTACAGTAGATCTAGAGTGGAAAAACATCACTTTGAGTGCGAGCCTGCCACGCACATACCTTCACTAATTCTCAACCTCAGTCGTTCAGGCATGCACACTCCCTGCTGGCATCTCCTCCCTTGGTTACAAACAGTTTGCCCGAGgtttgcgtttttgtttttcttcatttttcatacACTCACACATCTCCCGATCAATCGCACGGAGAAGAAGAGGCATTTTACTGTCATTTAATACACCGCTTGTACTGTTATTTTACCTCCTACAACGGCCTCATATGTTCTTCAGGGACCCACTAAGGTAATCCTAAATTCAACAACAAATACTCATGACGAAGGCTTTACTGAAAGCctttctgaatgtttttcaCCGGCATCAAAAGTTCACTTCTCTGGCCTTTTAGCTTTTAGTGGTTatacaaaatgaaacagctgGGAAAAAGGCATCGCAGTGCTCTGCAGTGATTTTGTGGTTGCCTTTAGTTTTTGGAGTGCACTGGTGCATGAAGCGTTTGAACAACGACACCTTCTGacttcttaaaaaaagaaattagccCAACACGCTGCAGGGTCAATATATTTACACTGCAGCTGCCAACAGCCTTTACAAACATAATGGACATCGACACGCTCAACGTTTCACAAATCGCTTATTTGATTGGTTCATCAGAAAAGTTGATTCCAATCAGCAAGTCAATGGCTGAAATCAGAGAACAATCACACATGTTTAAACAAAACTGAGCTTGAGCCCAATTATCTGAACCAGCTGTTGAGAAACGAAACTAAAAGTGATGGCAAGCACTTAGCGGAGGAATGAAGGatttgaagtaaaaataaaacaaaacaagattgTGGGTGAAATTTATCTAACAATCACATTCTATGAAGTAACCTGCTGATATGTGTTTGCAGTTTAAATAGTATCAACCGTGGTGTGTTTACAGTAAGCTTTTAAATAGTAGATCAAAGAAAAGTCCATTTCTAGTACAAACTTGTGTGTTTGGAATTATACGGCTCTAAGATGGAACTGGTAAAGCTACAACTCGTTAGCCAAATAGCATAATTACCTgtaattttttgacttactgttacaatatcaataaaaataccaatgtgctcgcaaaaaattgtcttttttcttgttttccgaaaTCGTTCAAACAGGCAATTAAGCTGTGAGGCTAAGGAACTGTTGAGTGAGACGAGTTTAAACAAGTGTTACATTCTTAAAAGTTGGATGGGACTGACACTCGTGATTATAGCATTATCACTGGCTAAAATGAAAACTATGAAAATCATGACTGTCCTTCAGTTATCTACTCAGTGCCTCTCACACCATTTCTAaccagattttctttttccatttaaccacggacacacacccacacacactgtcctctccctgtttctctctctccctgtgtgtgtgtgtgtgtgtgtgtgtgtgttacctagGGCCATGGTGCGGTGCAAAGATTTGGCTGGTCTGAATGTGtgtattcatgttttattggcAGTGAAGTACATTATTCCCCAAACCCGCAGCGTTCCACTCGTATCTGATTCTGCCTCTGGCAAGGGGGCCCAGACATGTGCACAGGCAAACACAGGCATAAAACCACACGCATACGCgtacacaaacatgcagagaaGCGCACACACCCACGGGCGCGCGCGCACACTAACGCTGCAGGTTTCGCCTGACACTGAAAATCTGATGGATACAGAAAATGCAAGCTTGATGAAACTTAGCACTacccaaacaataaaaaactgaagcagCTGTAGGGTAAAATAAATGGTAAGAGAACattttcaatcatttcatctgAATGTCTGAAAgagaaagtttttgtttttgttggagaTATTGCTTTGCCTTATTTAAGATGATACAgcaatggaaagaaagaaagtaagaaagaaagaaagaaagaaagaaagaaagacagaaagaaagaaagaaagaaagaaagaaagaaagaaaatggataATATAAAGCTTTAACAATCTaatttgcaaagtgaaaaaCCTGAATTCtagtttttttcaaaactggaccatgaaaaacaaacaacgagAAGAATTTTCCATTGGAAAATGTGTCAGTGCTTATGGTAAGTCGTACTGTATCCAGTTTAAAAATTTGGACTcgttttctccttcctttcttctgcaGTAGCTTTAGATCCCATAAGTGCTTTGAGTCAAGATAAGTCTGTAATGACTGAAGCAGTTCACAAAGGAAGTCTCGCCAGATCACTGAcagaatgtgtgtatgtgtaattatatgcatcagtgtgtttttacatgCCTTCGAAACCGTGTTGTTACATACATCCTAATAAAATGGTAATGCTCTCTGTGTGCAaatcgagtgtgtgtgtgtgtgtgtgtgtgtgtgtgtgtgtgtgtgtgtgtgtgtgtgtgtgtgtgtgtgtgttaccttcATCAGTCCAAATCTGAGCACTGGAACAGGAACGCAGCGACCAAGATAAAAACCAGATGACTGTCAGACACACAGGACTGGACAAAAGGCCTGGCATctagaaagacagagaaaaaggaGAGCTAAGAAACAAGGCAGCATAATGattgcaatttattttaatgcttaaAGCAGCATTAttaccatcatcatcagtccATTTTAAACAAGATTTGagtttggaaagaaaaatgtttccg encodes the following:
- the il11ra gene encoding interleukin-11 receptor subunit alpha isoform X2 is translated as MPGLLSSPVCLTVIWFLSWSLRSCSSAQIWTDEVSDVQYGRLESNVTLACGKSQIRTPVVWYHNRSAVLPRHQVTSDGRLVLLHADQSAQGNYSCYNDSGLLLHSVKLRLGHPPGLLSISCQVPNHSFVRCSWEEHVKTFLPAKYNASFKGTGLEWRPCIVNVAIKHCDVELPAFWQTFHTLRITQTNDLGSETTYARFKLHELLKPNPPESVSVKEQDGFPKKLVISWNIPSSWPVGDAFPLMFHVRYRPHGSMYWSEIYSSDSEVVVLDALAGHVHQVQVRARDDVNSESQWSEWTPMFFGRPWAAYTTPDPVEDPDDFYTFNTTPETPTENPRDSTSDDEGNVGLMILLVSFSVVILTTVLSLIFIVWLRQRRRDHATIQERASGQDEVHANLM
- the il11ra gene encoding interleukin-11 receptor subunit alpha isoform X1 translates to MPGLLSSPVCLTVIWFLSWSLRSCSSAQIWTDEVSDVQYGRLESNVTLACGKSQIRTPVVWYHNRSAVLPRHQVTSDGRLVLLHADQSAQGNYSCYNDSGLLLHSVKLRLGHPPGLLSISCQVPNHSFVRCSWEEHVKTFLPAKYNASFKGTGLEWRPCIVNVAIKHCDVELPAFWQTFHTLRITQTNDLGSETTYARFKLHELLKPNPPESVSVKEQDGFPKKLVISWNIPSSWPVGDAFPLMFHVRYRPHGSMYWSEIYSSDSEVVVLDALAGHVHQVQVRARDDVNSESQWSEWTPMFFGRPWAAYTTPDPVEDPDDFYTFNTTPETPTENPRDSTSDDEGNVGLMILLVSFSVVILTTVLSLIFIVWLRQRRRDHATIQERASGQDEVHANLMFI